In the Flagellimonas sp. MMG031 genome, one interval contains:
- a CDS encoding M48 family metalloprotease, translated as MRRGSWRIRILIGLAIVAFAFIRRCSNQEENPYTGRTQNIDMTAEQEIAIGLQSAPQMAQQHGGLYPDEQLQALVDAVGNKLVNNSVARETPYQYEFHLLADDSTINAFALPGGQIFITYALFSQLNEPQLAGVLGHEIGHVLGRHSAERIAESSFWQTLATGASVGGDMGNLVAGIGQNTLLKNGRGDELESDELGVLFMIESGYDPTEMITVMEILKSATGPNRVPEFQSTHPDPENRIEKIKEAIEKYSGR; from the coding sequence ATGAGAAGAGGAAGTTGGAGGATACGCATCCTTATCGGCTTGGCCATCGTAGCCTTTGCCTTTATTCGCCGCTGCAGCAACCAAGAGGAAAACCCCTATACCGGTAGAACGCAGAACATTGACATGACGGCCGAGCAAGAGATTGCCATAGGGCTACAAAGTGCACCCCAAATGGCACAACAGCACGGAGGGCTCTACCCCGATGAACAGCTACAGGCATTGGTGGACGCCGTTGGCAACAAACTGGTAAACAACAGTGTGGCCCGTGAGACTCCCTACCAGTACGAATTCCATCTTTTGGCCGATGACAGCACCATCAATGCATTCGCACTTCCGGGCGGACAGATTTTTATCACTTACGCCCTTTTTTCCCAACTGAACGAACCACAACTAGCTGGCGTTTTGGGGCATGAGATAGGCCATGTACTGGGAAGGCATTCCGCGGAACGTATCGCTGAGAGCAGTTTTTGGCAGACCTTGGCCACAGGAGCCTCCGTTGGAGGAGACATGGGGAACCTGGTCGCTGGGATTGGGCAGAACACCTTACTGAAAAATGGAAGGGGCGACGAGCTAGAAAGTGATGAACTGGGTGTCCTTTTTATGATTGAATCCGGGTACGACCCCACCGAGATGATCACGGTTATGGAAATCCTGAAATCGGCCACAGGCCCAAACAGGGTGCCAGAGTTCCAAAGTA
- a CDS encoding M15 family metallopeptidase has product MKRRNFIKTTSASGLACALPPLFPTIFDPIYSTEELMGKAKIELFGEGINLRKEAYESFLEMKKAAYSDGFDIKMVSSYRDFFRQRTIWERKYLAFTEEDGMTPLDAIDKIIEYSTIPGTSRHHWGTDIDIIDGFPEVSGDVLEADKFEAGGPFEGLKHWLDENSTKYGFYLVYTNNPRRRGFKYEPWHYSYAPLSIPMLTEYRKLNILKLLQKEDFFGIEHFTNRFVRTYIQDNILDINPVLL; this is encoded by the coding sequence ATGAAAAGAAGAAACTTTATCAAAACCACCTCGGCTTCGGGATTGGCCTGTGCCCTCCCTCCCCTGTTTCCCACGATTTTCGACCCAATTTATTCCACAGAAGAATTAATGGGGAAAGCCAAAATCGAGTTGTTTGGTGAGGGCATCAACCTTAGAAAAGAGGCTTATGAGTCCTTCTTGGAAATGAAAAAAGCTGCCTATTCGGACGGATTTGACATCAAAATGGTATCCAGTTACCGCGATTTCTTCCGGCAGCGGACCATTTGGGAACGGAAATATCTGGCCTTTACCGAGGAAGATGGCATGACACCCTTGGATGCCATCGACAAAATTATAGAGTACTCCACTATTCCAGGTACGAGCAGGCATCATTGGGGTACGGATATCGACATTATTGATGGCTTCCCTGAAGTATCCGGAGATGTACTTGAGGCCGATAAGTTTGAGGCAGGCGGTCCTTTTGAAGGCTTAAAACACTGGTTGGATGAAAATTCGACCAAATATGGGTTCTATCTGGTATACACCAACAATCCTAGACGAAGGGGCTTCAAATATGAGCCATGGCATTATAGCTATGCGCCTCTTTCCATTCCCATGCTCACCGAATACCGAAAGTTGAACATTCTGAAATTGCTCCAAAAAGAGGATTTCTTCGGTATCGAACACTTTACCAATAGGTTTGTACGCACCTACATACAGGACAATATTTTGGACATCAACCCCGTATTGCTATAA
- a CDS encoding gliding motility-associated C-terminal domain-containing protein: MLFLLLIFQKGLAQDALQNFGNLRVHENGMVGFHTNLINNGPFDQNLGLVGFYGNQELEVSGTEPVAFFDFEIFAENGLLLSNGLQVRNNINFVIGDLITAKNSSNIAIGFVDDAFYIGAANTSHINGYASITNKELFTFPIGDGTRLRSLTLASSQTNAMAKSAYFHEDPNNPLSVNAQFNTNSKENEELEISNVEFWAVESEYPSTVTIKWFPDSFLSLLSDNAQKLRIVGWNKSTQQWEDLGNTAVTGNLESGSITSDLFVPNQYAVVTLAGMENALETLSLASKNYLLTPNGDGANDSFRPIDAENSPNNILNIYNRNGILVYSKINYRNEFDGISNVNSVFKRNKGLPSGVYFYILTLKDTGSKVNGYIYIAR; the protein is encoded by the coding sequence ATGCTTTTTTTGCTTCTGATATTTCAAAAAGGCCTGGCACAGGATGCGCTTCAAAATTTTGGGAACCTTCGTGTTCATGAAAATGGTATGGTCGGTTTTCATACAAACCTCATCAACAATGGACCATTTGACCAAAACCTGGGGTTAGTGGGTTTTTATGGTAACCAAGAGCTGGAAGTTTCGGGCACGGAGCCTGTTGCGTTTTTTGATTTTGAAATCTTTGCTGAAAATGGATTATTGCTATCCAATGGACTACAGGTGAGAAACAATATCAACTTTGTGATAGGGGACTTGATTACCGCAAAAAACAGCTCAAACATTGCCATTGGTTTTGTGGACGATGCATTCTACATTGGCGCAGCAAACACTTCCCACATAAATGGGTATGCCAGCATAACCAATAAAGAGCTATTTACCTTTCCCATAGGTGATGGAACTCGATTAAGGAGTTTGACCTTGGCGTCTTCACAAACCAATGCTATGGCAAAATCCGCCTACTTCCACGAAGACCCAAACAATCCCTTATCCGTTAATGCACAATTCAACACCAACAGCAAAGAAAATGAAGAACTCGAAATCAGCAATGTTGAATTTTGGGCCGTAGAAAGCGAGTACCCATCCACAGTCACCATCAAGTGGTTCCCTGACAGTTTTCTAAGCCTGCTTTCCGATAATGCCCAAAAACTTCGGATTGTTGGGTGGAATAAAAGTACGCAACAATGGGAAGATCTTGGGAACACCGCGGTGACGGGTAATTTGGAATCCGGCAGTATCACTTCGGATCTATTTGTTCCCAATCAATATGCCGTGGTCACTTTGGCCGGTATGGAGAACGCCCTGGAAACACTTTCATTAGCATCCAAGAACTACTTACTAACACCCAATGGTGATGGCGCCAACGATTCTTTTAGACCTATTGATGCGGAAAACAGCCCTAATAACATTCTAAATATTTACAATAGAAACGGGATACTCGTCTACTCAAAAATCAACTATCGCAACGAATTTGATGGAATCTCGAACGTTAACTCCGTTTTTAAGCGGAATAAGGGACTGCCCAGTGGCGTATATTTTTACATCCTTACCCTAAAAGATACGGGCAGTAAGGTAAACGGTTATATTTACATCGCCCGATAG